One window of Candidatus Nanosynbacter sp. HMT-352 genomic DNA carries:
- a CDS encoding S1 family peptidase, with the protein MNQKSMKKLKIVAIVLGVVFLVSVIVGLIVVNNNRSSGVSKTAKKKIQKIFAEEDAKNLQKVVSKYGYSIRYDKSIFTGEGHVLNKDSNEKQYSATTYADDELKESRAYAILRLHFRKGSEKPKEEEEKFSFRKIMPDFSIVTSRKKAYFDRSTMPEEYKDTKKYSDLDLMLQGDINKQKKDNPNLKYHTSDATISGRKFKKMVVDYGSTIDGKWQKTGEKITYLTIQNGRPYWMTIFALSKNSYTQPYIDQLEALVAKVTFQNPDSSYLVRADGNNEAQVASATIAKTETKAENFSEDKDTTNTLEELDEESVIKVVARNQIATVRVGTYRCADMIYTAQNGASMQLNGLCTGGIGSGSIVSDDGYIATNGHVTEVSNQSMIMGLNTQENMNKYIKFVIDAGYVTRETLRDLANKANGGDQSAQAAILGLINQVPADNIRSQNDRYDYVIQTSSEPIAREDDGSGNLKWKKTKTNIPAKKIDAEVDLKGHGMDLNSDKSDVAILKVEGRFPAVELGDSSRISRGDRVTAIGYPAIVDDGVNTKKSKTVPTVTQGDVSGSASDAGGHKLFSMSAQIAAGNSGGPAFDDDGKQIGLNTYGGSSCADRSERNNSCFGEGIFRDVADLKTMAKKNNVALSANGELTKLWKDGLESFSQGKYSQAKAKFEQLDKKYPDNYLVAKMIEVSSNTPDDSTESEASSAEAGASESENNTTVIIVVVVILSMGALFLTVSIIAIAVSVSNRRKMNTYPYPVAGQFPQQPQYPQQPYQQPIPPQQQYPQQNYYQQQPGQYPPTYAQPPIEQPPANYPPAAPAQNDNESKNPPAQS; encoded by the coding sequence ATGAATCAGAAGTCAATGAAGAAATTAAAAATTGTAGCCATCGTTCTGGGTGTAGTTTTCTTGGTATCCGTTATAGTTGGGCTGATTGTCGTTAATAATAATCGCTCTTCCGGGGTTAGTAAAACCGCAAAGAAGAAGATCCAGAAGATTTTTGCCGAAGAAGATGCTAAGAATTTGCAAAAAGTCGTTTCCAAATATGGCTATTCAATTCGATACGACAAGAGTATTTTTACTGGCGAAGGTCACGTCTTAAATAAAGATTCTAATGAAAAGCAGTATAGTGCCACCACGTATGCTGATGATGAGCTGAAAGAAAGCCGCGCCTATGCGATTTTGCGATTACATTTCAGAAAAGGTTCAGAAAAGCCGAAGGAGGAAGAGGAGAAGTTTTCATTTAGGAAGATTATGCCAGACTTCTCAATCGTAACTTCGCGCAAAAAAGCTTATTTTGATCGCTCAACGATGCCTGAGGAATACAAGGACACGAAGAAATATTCAGATTTGGATTTAATGCTTCAGGGTGATATCAACAAGCAGAAGAAGGATAACCCGAACTTAAAATATCACACCAGCGATGCGACGATTTCTGGACGTAAGTTTAAGAAGATGGTCGTTGATTACGGAAGCACTATTGATGGCAAGTGGCAGAAAACCGGCGAAAAAATAACTTATTTAACGATTCAGAACGGCAGACCGTACTGGATGACGATTTTTGCATTGAGCAAGAATTCATACACGCAGCCATATATTGACCAGCTGGAGGCGCTGGTTGCTAAGGTTACTTTCCAGAATCCAGACAGTAGCTACTTGGTTAGGGCTGATGGCAATAATGAGGCGCAAGTGGCTTCCGCTACGATAGCTAAGACCGAAACTAAGGCGGAAAATTTCTCAGAAGATAAAGATACCACGAACACCTTGGAAGAACTAGACGAAGAGTCCGTTATCAAAGTGGTGGCAAGGAATCAAATTGCTACGGTCCGCGTGGGAACATATCGTTGTGCTGATATGATTTATACGGCACAGAATGGTGCGAGTATGCAGCTGAATGGCTTATGCACGGGCGGAATTGGTAGTGGATCGATTGTTTCTGACGATGGCTACATTGCTACAAATGGGCATGTTACTGAAGTTTCTAATCAGAGTATGATCATGGGTCTCAACACGCAAGAGAACATGAATAAATATATAAAGTTTGTGATAGATGCGGGCTATGTGACTCGAGAGACGCTTCGGGATTTGGCAAATAAGGCTAATGGCGGCGATCAGAGTGCGCAAGCGGCAATTCTCGGTCTTATCAATCAAGTTCCTGCCGATAATATACGTTCGCAAAACGATCGATATGACTATGTCATCCAGACCTCAAGCGAACCTATTGCGCGCGAAGATGACGGTTCGGGCAATCTTAAGTGGAAAAAGACGAAGACTAATATTCCAGCCAAGAAAATTGACGCGGAAGTTGATTTGAAGGGTCATGGCATGGATCTGAATAGCGACAAAAGTGACGTGGCGATTCTGAAGGTTGAAGGGCGATTTCCAGCGGTAGAGTTAGGTGATAGCTCTAGGATTTCTAGAGGTGATCGGGTGACGGCGATTGGTTATCCAGCGATTGTCGACGACGGCGTAAATACGAAGAAGAGTAAGACTGTCCCAACTGTTACTCAAGGTGATGTTTCTGGTTCGGCTAGTGACGCGGGCGGTCATAAGCTATTTTCAATGAGCGCGCAAATTGCGGCAGGCAACAGTGGCGGTCCAGCGTTTGATGACGATGGTAAGCAGATTGGACTAAACACCTACGGCGGTTCATCCTGTGCGGATAGGAGCGAGCGCAACAATTCTTGTTTTGGAGAGGGGATATTCCGTGATGTCGCTGATCTGAAAACTATGGCGAAGAAAAATAATGTTGCGTTATCGGCAAACGGCGAATTGACTAAGCTCTGGAAAGATGGCTTGGAGAGTTTTTCTCAAGGTAAATATTCTCAGGCAAAAGCTAAATTTGAACAATTGGATAAAAAATATCCCGACAATTATTTAGTGGCGAAGATGATCGAAGTTTCATCCAATACTCCAGATGACTCTACGGAAAGCGAGGCGTCTAGTGCAGAAGCTGGAGCGAGCGAATCAGAAAATAACACTACAGTTATAATCGTGGTTGTGGTGATTCTTTCAATGGGAGCATTATTCTTAACAGTGTCGATTATCGCAATTGCTGTTTCTGTCAGTAATCGACGTAAGATGAATACTTATCCATATCCTGTCGCTGGACAATTCCCGCAGCAGCCTCAATATCCGCAGCAGCCGTATCAGCAGCCAATTCCGCCGCAACAACAATATCCGCAGCAAAATTACTATCAGCAGCAGCCTGGTCAATATCCGCCAACATACGCGCAGCCGCCTATAGAGCAGCCTCCGGCTAACTATCCGCCTGCGGCGCCAGCTCAGAACGACAACGAGTCTAAAAATCCTCCGGCTCAGAGCTAG
- a CDS encoding YajQ family cyclic di-GMP-binding protein, with the protein MASFSFDIVSEIDKAEMNNVFMQAEKEIQGRYDFKGTSAAIDWLDDKKGLKITGDNDWQVDAVLDIVRKKLAGRGQSSKVLDLSKEKVVSNLKTTWEIPFKQGLDQPTAKQIAADIRANAPKAKPQIQGDLVRVTSASKDELQKVISLLRESDYDTPLQFVNYR; encoded by the coding sequence ATGGCGAGTTTTTCGTTTGATATTGTGTCAGAAATTGACAAGGCTGAGATGAATAATGTTTTCATGCAGGCTGAAAAAGAAATCCAAGGGCGTTATGATTTTAAGGGGACGAGCGCGGCAATTGATTGGCTGGACGATAAAAAGGGTCTGAAAATTACCGGCGATAATGATTGGCAAGTTGATGCTGTTCTGGATATCGTGCGCAAGAAATTGGCGGGGCGTGGTCAGTCGAGCAAAGTCCTGGATTTATCAAAAGAGAAAGTTGTTTCGAACCTGAAGACTACTTGGGAGATTCCGTTCAAGCAAGGTCTTGATCAGCCGACGGCGAAGCAGATCGCCGCTGATATTCGCGCTAATGCGCCGAAAGCTAAGCCGCAAATTCAGGGCGATCTCGTTCGTGTTACTTCTGCGTCGAAGGATGAACTGCAAAAAGTTATTAGTTTGTTGCGGGAAAGTGATTATGACACACCTCTGCAATTTGTAAATTACCGTTAG
- a CDS encoding alpha-amylase family glycosyl hydrolase, with protein MSSKTLVDLDQWLAPHKSTIQAHEKYISSKLKKVLSGKTPAEFAMGFLHFGLHKTDVGWTFREWAPNATRMFLVGDFSDWKEHKELALNRDKNGEWSINLPENSLRHGQKYKLRVYWSGGDGWRLPSYANYVVQDENSIDFSTVVWSPKTPYNWQNNTPPKPKVPLIYEAHVGMSSQKEKVASFNEFTTEVLPRIKESGYNTVQLMAIAEHPYYGSFGYHVSNFFAVSSRFGTPDDFKKLVDTAHGIGLRVIIDLVHAHAAKNEVEGLGNFAGDPTQYFKPTNHPEWDSRLFDYGKPEVLHFLASNCRWWLDEYHIDGFRFDGVTSMIYHDHGLGKSFTSYDDYFRDNVDKDALAYLRLANETIHAVRPDATTIAEEMSGFPGLGASIKDGGLGFDYRLQMGAPDLWIKTLKEKNDEDWDLGQLAYTLSSHRPEEKVINYAESHDQALVGDKTLIFRLIDKNMYWHMDKIDPDLTVERGVALHKLIRLMTAGLHGGGYLNFMGNEFGHPEWIDFPREGNNWSFKHARRQWSLRDNGFLKYQWLGDFDAALMKIIRQIDNPDIQQLTVRQSDHTVSFMHGDFLFIINFSPDKSHSDYAVPAEAGSYKLALSSDDKNFGGQERIDHNSRFFTSPADNSHNLKVYLPARTGIILQKVD; from the coding sequence ATGAGCAGTAAAACCCTCGTTGATTTGGACCAGTGGCTAGCGCCGCACAAATCCACAATTCAGGCGCACGAGAAATATATTTCTTCGAAACTGAAAAAGGTTTTAAGCGGCAAGACGCCAGCCGAATTCGCGATGGGTTTTTTGCATTTCGGACTCCATAAAACAGATGTGGGCTGGACGTTTAGAGAATGGGCGCCGAATGCCACTCGGATGTTCTTAGTTGGCGATTTTTCAGATTGGAAAGAACACAAGGAACTCGCATTAAATCGCGATAAAAACGGCGAATGGAGCATAAATCTTCCTGAAAATTCACTTCGTCACGGACAAAAATACAAATTGCGCGTCTATTGGTCTGGCGGCGACGGCTGGAGGCTGCCTTCATACGCAAATTACGTAGTTCAGGACGAAAATTCTATCGATTTTTCCACAGTCGTATGGTCGCCAAAAACTCCTTACAATTGGCAAAACAACACTCCGCCCAAGCCAAAAGTTCCTTTAATTTACGAAGCGCACGTTGGCATGAGTAGTCAGAAAGAAAAAGTGGCCAGCTTCAATGAATTTACCACAGAAGTTTTGCCGCGAATTAAAGAATCTGGCTATAACACAGTCCAGCTTATGGCAATCGCCGAGCATCCATATTACGGCAGTTTCGGTTATCACGTCAGCAACTTTTTCGCGGTTTCGTCAAGATTTGGCACTCCCGACGATTTTAAGAAATTGGTCGACACTGCGCATGGAATAGGACTGCGCGTCATCATTGACCTTGTTCACGCTCACGCCGCCAAAAACGAAGTCGAAGGTCTGGGCAATTTTGCCGGCGATCCGACACAATATTTCAAGCCAACAAATCATCCAGAATGGGATTCGCGATTATTCGATTACGGCAAGCCAGAAGTTTTGCATTTTTTGGCAAGTAATTGTCGCTGGTGGCTGGACGAATATCACATTGACGGATTTAGGTTTGATGGCGTAACTAGTATGATTTACCACGACCACGGACTCGGGAAAAGTTTCACTAGTTATGACGATTATTTTCGCGATAATGTCGATAAAGACGCGCTCGCTTATTTACGATTAGCGAATGAAACCATTCACGCCGTTCGCCCCGACGCCACGACAATTGCAGAGGAAATGAGCGGTTTTCCTGGACTTGGCGCATCGATAAAAGACGGCGGGCTGGGATTTGATTATCGTTTGCAAATGGGCGCGCCAGATTTATGGATAAAAACTCTGAAAGAGAAAAATGATGAAGATTGGGATTTGGGACAATTGGCTTACACTTTGAGTTCGCATCGCCCAGAGGAAAAAGTCATCAATTACGCCGAAAGCCACGATCAAGCGCTCGTCGGTGATAAAACGTTGATTTTCCGATTGATTGATAAAAATATGTATTGGCACATGGATAAAATTGATCCAGACTTAACGGTTGAGCGTGGCGTGGCGCTACATAAACTGATTCGTCTGATGACCGCGGGGCTGCACGGCGGCGGTTATTTGAATTTTATGGGCAATGAATTCGGGCATCCGGAATGGATTGATTTTCCGCGTGAAGGCAATAATTGGTCGTTTAAGCACGCTCGTCGGCAATGGAGTTTGCGCGACAATGGCTTCTTAAAATATCAATGGTTGGGCGATTTTGACGCGGCGCTAATGAAGATTATTAGGCAAATTGATAATCCTGACATCCAGCAGCTGACGGTTCGCCAATCTGATCACACGGTCAGTTTTATGCACGGCGACTTTTTATTCATTATCAATTTTTCGCCCGACAAATCCCACTCAGATTACGCAGTACCCGCAGAAGCCGGCTCTTATAAATTGGCATTAAGTAGCGACGACAAGAACTTCGGCGGACAGGAGCGAATAGACCATAATTCCCGTTTTTTCACTTCCCCGGCTGATAACAGCCACAATCTTAAAGTTTACTTGCCAGCCAGAACGGGCATTATTTTACAGAAAGTTGACTAA
- the tgt gene encoding tRNA guanosine(34) transglycosylase Tgt: MRPFSFEITSRFNDTLARTGIIHTPHGDIKTPAFIVVGTKANVKAMIPEMVKDVGTQAVLANAYHLYLQPGHELIEKAGYLGKFMHWDGPTFTDSGGFQVLSLGSGFKKVLAMSTDVDEEIAIAKKSSRHAWVDENGVMFKSHLDGSYHKFTPELSMQIQAGIGADITFAFDELTSLIDPYEYQVEALARTHAWAERSLAEVKRLRAARPDKPYQALFGVLQGANYEDLRKQTAEFLGAMDFDGYGIGGALEKETMAQTIQWVNQILPENKPRHLLGISEPDDIFAAIEQGIDTFDCVSPTRVARNGAAYTPFGRVNVRGRKYREMFAPIMDDCDCYTCKNYTAAYLCHLLHARESLAGTLLSIHNERFIVKLVDDIRASLEDGTFYEFRDSFLAKYYSKK; the protein is encoded by the coding sequence ATGAGACCTTTTTCTTTTGAAATAACTTCACGATTTAACGACACGTTGGCGCGAACGGGAATTATTCACACGCCACACGGTGATATTAAAACGCCGGCGTTTATTGTGGTTGGGACTAAGGCTAATGTTAAGGCGATGATTCCTGAGATGGTGAAAGATGTTGGCACACAGGCGGTGCTGGCGAACGCTTATCATTTATATCTGCAGCCAGGACACGAATTGATTGAAAAGGCTGGATATCTTGGCAAATTTATGCACTGGGATGGTCCAACTTTTACGGATAGTGGTGGTTTTCAGGTTTTGAGTTTGGGCTCTGGTTTTAAGAAGGTTTTGGCTATGAGCACTGATGTTGATGAAGAAATTGCGATTGCTAAAAAATCGTCGCGTCATGCTTGGGTGGACGAAAACGGTGTAATGTTTAAGTCACATTTGGACGGCTCTTATCATAAATTTACGCCAGAATTGTCCATGCAAATTCAGGCTGGAATTGGCGCTGACATTACTTTTGCGTTTGACGAATTGACCTCTTTGATTGATCCGTATGAATATCAAGTTGAGGCGCTGGCCAGGACGCATGCCTGGGCGGAGCGAAGTTTGGCAGAAGTCAAGCGCCTAAGGGCGGCTCGTCCAGATAAGCCATATCAAGCTTTATTTGGCGTTTTGCAAGGCGCGAATTACGAGGATTTGCGAAAGCAAACTGCCGAGTTTTTGGGCGCGATGGATTTTGATGGCTATGGAATTGGTGGCGCGTTGGAAAAGGAAACGATGGCGCAAACGATTCAGTGGGTCAATCAAATTCTGCCTGAAAATAAACCGCGACATTTACTAGGAATTTCCGAGCCTGATGATATTTTTGCGGCAATTGAGCAGGGAATTGACACCTTTGACTGTGTGAGTCCAACGCGTGTAGCTAGGAACGGCGCCGCTTATACGCCGTTTGGTCGGGTTAATGTGCGTGGCCGAAAATACCGCGAGATGTTTGCGCCAATTATGGACGATTGCGATTGCTATACTTGCAAGAACTACACGGCGGCTTATCTCTGTCATCTTTTGCACGCCCGCGAGTCGTTGGCTGGAACGTTATTGTCAATTCATAACGAGCGATTTATCGTTAAGTTGGTTGACGATATTCGAGCCAGCTTGGAGGATGGAACTTTTTACGAGTTTCGCGATTCATTCCTGGCGAAGTATTATAGTAAGAAATAG
- the rpsG gene encoding 30S ribosomal protein S7, whose protein sequence is MPRKVTKKLQRELKPDRRYQSVLVQRLINKSMLDGKKLAAERAVYAALETAAKKLDSEDPLAVFEKALKNVSPSFEVKSRRVGGANYQIPFPVQGHRQLHYAFSWLVQSARARSGMPYSQRLALEIVDAYNEAGAAFKKKEDTHKMAEANRAFAHFARG, encoded by the coding sequence ATGCCTCGTAAAGTTACCAAAAAATTGCAGCGTGAACTTAAGCCTGATCGCCGATACCAAAGTGTACTAGTTCAGCGCTTGATCAACAAGTCAATGCTAGACGGTAAGAAATTGGCGGCTGAGCGCGCTGTTTACGCAGCCCTAGAAACTGCTGCTAAGAAATTGGATTCTGAAGATCCATTGGCAGTGTTTGAAAAAGCATTGAAGAATGTTAGCCCAAGCTTTGAGGTTAAATCTCGCCGCGTTGGTGGTGCCAACTACCAGATTCCATTCCCAGTTCAGGGACATCGACAATTGCACTATGCGTTTAGCTGGTTAGTTCAATCAGCTCGCGCTCGTAGTGGAATGCCATATTCACAGCGTTTGGCATTGGAAATTGTTGACGCTTACAATGAAGCTGGTGCTGCCTTTAAGAAGAAGGAAGACACCCACAAGATGGCTGAAGCTAACCGCGCCTTTGCGCACTTTGCTCGCGGCTAA
- the rpsL gene encoding 30S ribosomal protein S12 yields MPTINQLVRKPRQTAKKKSKSPALGRIHNALKTRYYDQNAPLKRGVCVRVTTKTPKKPNSALRKVARVKLNNGYEVWAYIGGEGHNLQEHAVVLIRGGRVPDLPGVRYHIVRGALDLQGVNNRKKGRSKYGTKKGDK; encoded by the coding sequence ATGCCAACAATCAACCAATTGGTGCGTAAACCGCGCCAAACGGCTAAGAAAAAGTCCAAGTCGCCAGCACTAGGTCGTATTCATAACGCCCTAAAAACACGTTACTACGACCAGAATGCACCGCTTAAGCGTGGTGTTTGTGTGCGTGTGACGACTAAGACGCCAAAGAAACCAAACTCAGCTTTGCGTAAAGTTGCTCGTGTTAAATTGAACAACGGCTATGAAGTTTGGGCGTACATCGGTGGTGAAGGTCACAACTTGCAGGAGCACGCTGTGGTCTTGATCCGCGGTGGTCGTGTGCCTGACCTTCCGGGTGTGCGTTATCACATCGTACGTGGTGCGCTTGACCTTCAAGGTGTCAACAACCGTAAGAAGGGTCGCTCTAAGTACGGTACAAAGAAAGGGGATAAATAA
- a CDS encoding threonine/serine exporter family protein, protein MKKKVPKFIEQSLARVANLYSFEPEHHLEKIDESLTPNMRALRLAMTIAEQLLSMGVVARDVVRMAQGITRTYCRRPVHVDVSYTLVTISQDRGVSHEPLTMARVIVPDDPNYQLIQALQLLALDIRRKQLSLEEAEERLQQILKKPTEHSRLVVYAAGGLVSAGSVILYGGSLLMASIAFLLGFLATGLLRWLGRIGTPLFYSQALVAIFVTLVAAGAAWCSNYLGLSVNATLLVISGIVLLVAGLMFVGAFQDAIDEYYMTANARLLKVVMATGGVIAGVMVGLYIATKFGITFPATPDRLTLADGHTQYLGAGIIAAAFVLRNHSRFLGMVISGLIAIFGWWISRLAMSFGFDIVTASGIAAAVIGLVAVMTSRLWKFPSLAIIAAGIVPLVPGLSLYNGLMGVVLYPPNSANFLPALAILARAILIGVAVAIGASFGNVVGRPIRRQFINLFRRNTQAS, encoded by the coding sequence GTGAAGAAAAAAGTACCAAAATTCATTGAGCAATCATTAGCCCGAGTCGCTAACCTTTACAGCTTTGAGCCGGAGCATCATCTGGAGAAAATTGACGAAAGTTTGACGCCGAATATGCGAGCTTTGCGCCTGGCTATGACGATTGCCGAGCAACTTCTGAGCATGGGCGTGGTTGCCCGCGATGTGGTTCGTATGGCGCAAGGAATCACGCGGACATATTGCCGCAGACCTGTTCATGTGGACGTGAGCTACACTTTGGTGACAATTTCTCAAGACCGCGGAGTTAGCCACGAGCCTTTGACAATGGCGCGAGTTATCGTTCCTGACGATCCTAATTATCAATTGATCCAAGCATTGCAATTATTAGCCCTCGACATTCGTCGCAAGCAACTTTCTCTGGAAGAAGCCGAAGAGCGATTGCAACAAATACTCAAAAAACCCACCGAACATTCCCGACTAGTCGTTTACGCGGCGGGCGGATTGGTGAGCGCAGGTTCCGTCATTCTATACGGCGGCAGTTTACTCATGGCGTCAATCGCGTTTCTGCTCGGATTCCTAGCAACTGGATTACTGAGGTGGCTGGGACGTATTGGCACACCGTTGTTTTATTCGCAAGCCCTCGTGGCGATTTTCGTAACATTGGTGGCGGCGGGCGCAGCTTGGTGTAGCAATTATCTGGGGCTGAGCGTCAACGCAACATTGTTGGTTATCAGCGGAATTGTCTTATTAGTCGCTGGACTAATGTTTGTCGGCGCATTCCAGGACGCAATCGACGAATATTACATGACTGCCAACGCCAGATTATTAAAAGTCGTAATGGCGACGGGCGGCGTAATTGCTGGCGTGATGGTCGGATTATACATTGCGACAAAATTCGGCATTACTTTCCCAGCAACACCAGATCGATTGACATTGGCGGACGGACACACGCAATACTTGGGCGCTGGAATTATCGCGGCGGCGTTCGTTCTGAGAAATCATTCTCGATTTTTGGGAATGGTTATCTCTGGATTGATTGCAATTTTCGGTTGGTGGATTTCACGATTAGCCATGAGTTTTGGTTTTGATATCGTAACAGCGAGCGGCATCGCGGCGGCGGTAATTGGGCTGGTCGCAGTTATGACTTCCAGATTATGGAAATTCCCTTCCCTGGCGATCATCGCGGCGGGAATCGTACCACTAGTCCCAGGGTTATCGCTTTACAATGGATTAATGGGCGTAGTCTTATATCCGCCGAACAGCGCAAACTTCCTACCAGCCTTGGCTATCTTAGCGCGAGCAATCCTCATCGGCGTAGCGGTGGCAATTGGCGCATCATTCGGCAATGTTGTCGGTCGCCCAATTCGCCGACAATTCATCAATTTATTCCGCCGAAACACACAAGCGTCATGA
- the fusA gene encoding elongation factor G, translating to MAETHVPLKNFRNIGIIAHIDAGKTTTTEGILYRTGLTHKIGVVRGEGDGATTDWMAQEKERGITITSAAVTCFWKDHKINIIDTPGHIDFTAEVERSLRVLDGAVTVFDGKMGVEAQSETVWRQANKYGVPRICFVNKINQTGGDFYKSLESIHNRLSKQAFPVHLPIGFEKTIHGVVDLIDMKAYTYDDYTDHELKVGEIPADMLEKAKNARSLLVENAVEADDELTMKFLEQGEEAITVDELKMALRKRVLAGDFYLVTGGDGRGVIVEKLLDLMVDFLPSPLDVDEIWGKNPKTGDEVSRKPSDKEPLSALAFKIAADPFVGKLIFVRVYSGVLNSGSYVLNTTTGEKERIGRIVRMFADKREEISKVEAGDIAAVVGLKSTATGNTLSDVAHPIALESIEFPEPPVSIAVEPKSKADQEKMALALQRLAEEDPTFRIHTDEETGQTIMSGMGELHLDILIDRMKREFKVEANIGEPQVAFRESIKGRSEVQGKHAKQSGGRGQYGDVWVRFEPNETGKGFEFVDEIKGGVVPQEYRPAVMKGIRETLEGGVIAGYPVVDVKATLYDGSYHDVDSSELAFSLAGSIAAREGIKQANPILLEPVMKVEVTTPEDFMGDIIGDLNSRRGRIDAMEDLMGGAKLIKAFVPLANMFGYTSDIRSMSQGRAASTMELAQYEEVPPNVAQEIIEKRNK from the coding sequence ATGGCAGAGACGCATGTTCCGCTAAAGAATTTTAGAAATATTGGTATTATTGCCCATATTGACGCCGGTAAAACGACGACAACTGAGGGTATTTTGTACCGCACTGGCTTGACACATAAGATCGGTGTGGTTCGTGGTGAAGGTGACGGTGCTACCACCGACTGGATGGCACAGGAGAAAGAGCGTGGTATTACTATTACGTCAGCTGCTGTGACTTGTTTCTGGAAAGATCACAAGATTAATATTATTGACACCCCAGGTCATATTGACTTTACCGCTGAGGTTGAGCGTAGTTTGCGCGTGCTTGACGGTGCGGTTACAGTCTTTGACGGTAAGATGGGTGTTGAGGCTCAGTCTGAAACTGTTTGGCGCCAGGCTAATAAGTACGGTGTGCCGCGTATTTGTTTCGTTAACAAGATCAACCAGACTGGTGGCGACTTCTACAAATCTCTAGAGTCAATTCACAACCGCTTGAGCAAGCAGGCTTTCCCAGTTCACTTGCCAATTGGTTTTGAAAAGACTATCCACGGTGTTGTTGACTTGATTGACATGAAGGCTTACACCTACGACGATTACACAGACCACGAGCTTAAGGTTGGCGAGATTCCAGCTGACATGCTTGAAAAAGCTAAGAACGCACGCTCTCTGTTGGTTGAAAACGCTGTTGAAGCCGATGATGAACTTACTATGAAGTTCTTGGAGCAGGGCGAAGAAGCTATTACCGTTGACGAGCTAAAAATGGCTCTACGCAAGCGCGTTTTGGCTGGTGACTTTTACCTAGTTACTGGTGGTGACGGTCGCGGTGTGATCGTTGAGAAGTTGCTTGACTTGATGGTTGATTTCTTGCCAAGCCCGCTAGACGTTGATGAAATTTGGGGTAAGAATCCAAAGACTGGCGACGAAGTTAGCCGCAAGCCATCAGATAAAGAACCTTTGTCTGCTTTGGCGTTTAAGATTGCCGCTGACCCATTTGTTGGTAAATTGATCTTCGTTCGTGTCTATTCTGGCGTTCTGAACTCGGGAAGCTACGTACTTAACACGACAACTGGTGAGAAAGAGCGAATCGGACGAATTGTTCGTATGTTTGCTGACAAGCGTGAAGAAATTAGCAAGGTTGAAGCCGGCGACATCGCCGCTGTGGTTGGTCTGAAATCTACCGCAACTGGTAACACGTTGTCTGACGTGGCGCATCCAATTGCTCTTGAGTCAATTGAATTCCCAGAACCACCAGTATCGATTGCGGTTGAGCCAAAATCAAAGGCTGATCAGGAAAAAATGGCGTTGGCATTGCAGCGCTTGGCTGAAGAAGACCCAACTTTCCGAATCCACACCGATGAGGAGACAGGTCAGACAATTATGTCAGGAATGGGCGAATTGCACCTAGACATTCTTATTGACCGTATGAAGCGTGAATTTAAGGTTGAAGCCAACATTGGTGAGCCTCAGGTTGCCTTCCGTGAAAGTATCAAGGGTCGTTCTGAAGTTCAAGGTAAGCACGCCAAGCAGTCTGGTGGTCGCGGTCAATATGGTGACGTTTGGGTTCGCTTTGAGCCAAATGAGACTGGTAAGGGCTTTGAATTCGTTGATGAAATTAAGGGTGGTGTGGTTCCTCAGGAATATCGCCCAGCCGTAATGAAGGGTATTCGCGAAACATTGGAAGGCGGTGTTATTGCTGGCTATCCAGTTGTTGACGTTAAGGCTACACTTTACGATGGTTCATACCACGATGTCGACTCCTCAGAATTGGCGTTCTCATTGGCAGGTTCGATAGCTGCTCGTGAAGGTATTAAGCAGGCTAACCCAATCTTGCTTGAGCCAGTTATGAAGGTTGAGGTTACTACACCAGAAGACTTCATGGGTGACATCATCGGCGACCTTAACTCACGTCGCGGACGTATCGATGCCATGGAAGACTTGATGGGTGGCGCTAAGTTGATTAAGGCATTTGTGCCATTAGCAAATATGTTTGGTTACACATCGGACATTCGCTCAATGTCTCAGGGTCGCGCCGCTTCAACGATGGAATTAGCTCAATACGAGGAAGTTCCACCAAACGTTGCGCAAGAGATTATCGAAAAGCGAAATAAATAA